A window of the Loxodonta africana isolate mLoxAfr1 chromosome 3, mLoxAfr1.hap2, whole genome shotgun sequence genome harbors these coding sequences:
- the FAM110D gene encoding protein FAM110D translates to MILASPSTPSRGRTPSAVERLEADKAKYVKTHQVIVRRQEPALLGALGPLTPHPCNELGPPASPRTPRPARRGSGRRLPRPDSLIFYRQKRDCKVSVNKENAKGQGLVRRLFLGAPRDTTSSSPGPTERPAVPGGWTAPPDAPEATGKRALCPTCSLPLSEKERFFNYCGLERALVEVLGAERFSPQSWGADASPQAGTSPPPGSGDTSDWTSSDSGADGPNREGASGAEAVGSARDGRPQVSVVERNARVIQWLYGCQRARGPPRESEV, encoded by the coding sequence ATGATCCTGGCCTCTCCCTCCACCCCGTCCAGAGGACGGACCCCCAGCGCAGTGGAGAGACTGGAGGCCGACAAAGCGAAGTATGTCAAGACGCATCAAGTGATAGTGCGGCGCCAGGAGCCAGCCCTGCTCGGGGCACTCGGGCCGCTCACTCCGCACCCCTGCAATGAGCTCGGGCCCCCTGCATCGCCCAGGACGCCCAGACCCGCCCGCCGGGGCAGCGGCAGGCGGCTGCCAAGGCCTGACTCTCTCATCTTCTACCGCCAGAAGCGAGATTGCAAGGTCTCGGTGAACAAAGAGAATGCCAAGGGCCAGGGGCTGGTAAGACGCCTTTTCCTGGGCGCCCCCCGGGACACCACCTCGAGCAGCCCGGGCCCAACAGAGAGACCCGCGGTTCCTGGGGGTTGGACCGCGCCCCCAGATGCCCCGGAAGCGACAGGAAAGCGGGCGCTGTGCCCCACGTGCTCGCTGCCCCTGTCGGAGAAGGAGCGGTTCTTCAACTACTGCGGCCTGGAGCGCGCTCTGGTGGAAGTGCTGGGCGCTGAGCGCTTCTCTCCGCAGAGCTGGGGCGCCGACGCCAGCCCCCAAGCCGGAACCTCGCCGCCGCCCGGCTCCGGGGACACCAGCGACTGGACGTCCAGCGACAGCGGCGCAGACGGCCCAAACCGTGAGGGCGCCAGCGGCGCGGAGGCGGTGGGCTCTGCGCGGGACGGGCGCCCCCAGGTGTCCGTGGTGGAGCGCAACGCGCGCGTCATCCAGTGGCTGTACGGCTGCCAGCGCGCCCGAGGCCCACCGCGCGAGTCGGAGGTGTGA
- the C3H1orf232 gene encoding uncharacterized protein C1orf232 homolog: protein MNQAFWKTYKSKVLQTLSGESEEDLAEERETPVLVTSETAEPAEEAFNPVSQLARRVQGVGVKGWLTMSSLFNKDDEDKLLPPEPCADHPLAARPPSPAAAEAEPRGSGFWDAFASRWQQQQAVAASVLPSAEPTQEPDPEPGDEAAERPEPREADPATGFKWGFLTHKLAEMRVKAAPKGD, encoded by the exons ATGAACCAGGCTTTCTGGAAAACCTACAAGTCCAAAGTGCTACAGACCCTTAGTGGGGAATCTGAGGAGGACCTGGCAGAGGAG AGGGAGACTCCAGTGTTGGTGACGTCTGAGACGGCAGAACCAGCTGAAGAGGCCTTCAATCCCGTGTCGCAGCTGGCCCGCAGG GTTCAGGGAGTCGGGGTGAAAGGTTGGCTGACAATGTCATCTCTGTTTAACAAAGACGATGAGGACAAGCTGCTGCCACCGGAGCCCTGTGCAGAcca CCCCTTGGCGGCGCGGCCCCCCTCGCCAGCAGCGGCTGAGGCGGAGCCGCGCGGATCCGGCTTCTGGGACGCGTTCGCCAGcaggtggcagcagcagcaggcgGTAGCAGCGTCCGTTCTGCCCAGCGCAGAGCCCACCCAGGAGCCGGACCCCGAACCCGGGGACGAGGCCGCAGAGCGCCCGGAGCCGCGGGAGGCCGACCCTGCAACCGGTTTCAAGTGGGGCTTCCTAACCCACAAACTGGCCGAGATGAGGGTGAAGGCTGCGCCCAAGGGCGACTAG
- the ZNF593 gene encoding zinc finger protein 593, which produces MGRSRRTGAHRAHSLARQMKAKRRRPDLDEIHRELRPQGPARRLPDPDAEPDPDLPGGGLHRCLACARYFIDSANLRTHFRSKDHKKRLKQLSVEPYSQEEAERAAGMGSYVPPQRLPVPTEVSTDVPEMDTSA; this is translated from the exons ATGGGTCGCTCCCGCCGGACCGGCGCACACCGAGCACACTCCCTGGCCCGCCAGATGAAGGCCAAGCGGCGGCGGCCGGACCTGGATGAGATTCACCGCGAGCTACGGCCCCAGGGTCCCGCACGGCGCCTGCCCGACCCGGACGCCGAGCCGGACCCCGACCTGCCAGGGGGCGGACTGCATCGCTGTCTGGCCTGCGC AAGGTACTTCATCGATTCTGCCAATCTGAGGACCCACTTTCGATCCAAAGACCACAAGAAAAG GCTGAAGCAGCTGAGCGTGGAGCCGTACAGTCAGGAAGAGGCAGAGAGGGCAGCGGGCATGGGCTCTTATGTGCCTCCTCAGCGGCTGCCAGTGCCCACAGAGGTGTCCACTGATGTCCCAGAGATGGACACATCTGCCTGA
- the ZNF593OS gene encoding putative transmembrane protein ZNF593OS yields the protein MQIAGQLKAEPRSPLAGVVATLLAVLGLGGSCYGVWKMVGQQQPPQTP from the coding sequence ATGCAGATAGCCGGGCAGCTGAAGGCAGAGCCCCGGAGCCCATTGGCTGGGGTTGTGGCCACGCTGCTGGCTGTTCTCGGACTGGGCGGCTCCTGCTATGGTGTCTGGAAGATGGTGGGGCAGCAACAGCCACCACAGACCCCATGA